From one Rhodamnia argentea isolate NSW1041297 chromosome 1, ASM2092103v1, whole genome shotgun sequence genomic stretch:
- the LOC115751348 gene encoding uncharacterized protein LOC115751348 isoform X1, with product MHNWKRQESYHLLLFLLSCVPAQDRQLSLSAMELPLSTSLSCFSFLFFFLLVLSVSSEASHRKDEEHASTPPRGWNSYDSFCWTVSEEEFLQNAEILSQKLHAQGYEYVVVDYLWYRRKVPGAYVDSLGFDVIDEWGRLMPDPVRWPSSRGGKGFTEVANKVHSMGLKFGIHIMRGISTQAVNAKTPILDMTTGSAYEESGRVWHAQDIGLKEKACAWMQHGFMSVNTDLGAGKAFLRSLYLQYASWGVDFIKHDCVFGDDLNINEITYISEVLKELDHPILYSLSPGTSVTPDMAKAVSGLTNMYRITADDWDSWGDVAAHFDVARDFAAAKMIGSVGLLGTSWPDLDMLPLGYLTDPGSNEGPHRRCRLNLKEQRTQITLWSMAKSPLMFGGDLRNIDDTTFSLITNPTLLEINSYSANNVEFPYVRGSSSSRGRKHGQSRMYLTSMEETEVEVLGLTSCKDPKASGWLVEELDQDLEQICWKENMEGYREPFCLYKRNSLVESDEEIMYGSQYQGILHLLASENADICLNASPRRKITSSEFTRGSFSHCTRNANQMWEFHSNGTLISSYSGLCAIMKKVKANAGAAGARSWIATGRTGEIYLAFFNLNPDDMVIATEISDLAKALPGRSISSCTGKEIWSDTDLDRPTNDTITSFVKSHDSALYVLKCN from the exons tGTCTCATCTGAAGCTTCACATCGTAAGGATGAAGAGCACGCTAGCACCCCACCAAGAGGTTGGAATTCCTATGATTCCTTTTGCTGGACCGTCTCCGAAGAGGAGTTTCTGCAAAATGCAGAGATCCTTTCCCAGAAGCTACATGCTCAGGGATATGAG TATGTAGTTGTCGACTACCTTTGGTACCGAAGAAAAGTACCGGGCGCTTACGTTGATTCTCTGGGATTCGATGTGATTGATGAATGGGGAAGGCTGATGCCTGACCCAGTTCGATGGCCTTCATCTAGAGGTGGGAAAGGGTTCACCGAGGTCGCAAATAAAGTCCATAGCATGGGTCTAAAGTTCGGGATACACATCATGAGAGGAATAAGCACACAAGCTGTCAATGCCAAGACTCCTATCTTGGATATGACCACG GGAAGTGCATATGAAGAGTCCGGTCGGGTTTGGCATGCACAAGATATAGGGCTGAAGGAAAAGGCTTGTGCTTGGATGCAACATGGATTCATGAGTGTGAATACTGACTTAGGAGCTGGGAAAGCCTTCTTGAGGTCACTTTATCTGCAATATGCATCATGGGGCGTTGATTTCA TAAAACATGACTGTGTATTTGGTGACGATCTGAATATAAATGAGATCACGTACATCTCCGAG GTTCTAAAGGAGCTTGACCATCCCATCCTGTATTCTCTGTCTCCTGGAACTAGTGTGACACCAGATATGGCAAAGGCTGTGAGTGGATTGACCAACATGTACAGAATTACTGCAGATGACTGGGATTCATGGGGAGATGTTGCGGCACATTTTGATGTTGCGAG GGACTTTGCGGCTGCTAAAATGATTGGCTCCGTTGGCTTGTTGGGGACATCATGGCCTGACCTTGATATGCTACCACTGGGATATCTTACGGATCCAG GTTCAAATGAAGGCCCTCATAGGCGATGTAGGCTTAACCTAAAGGAGCAAAGAACTCAG ATAACTTTGTGGTCGATGGCCAAGTCTCCCCTCATGTTTGGTGGAGATTTGAGGAACATTGATGATACAACTTTCAGTCTTATCACCAATCCCACTCTGCTTGAGATAAATTCCTACAGCGCAAACAATGTGGAG TTCCCATATGTCCGTGGGTCATCGAGTTCAAGAGGTAGAAAACACGGGCAGTCTAGAATGTACCTGACAAGTATGGAAGAGACAGAGGTAGAGGTTTTGGGTCTAACTAGTTGCAAAGATCCAAAAGCAAGCGGATGGCTGGTCGAAGAGCTGGACCAAGATTTGGAACAGATCTGCTGGAAAGAGAACATGGAGGGATATAGAGAACCATTTTGCCTATacaagagaaattctttagtCGAATC AGACGAAGAGATTATGTATGGGAGCCAATATCAGGGAATACTTCACTTATTAGCTTCTGAAAATGCGGACATCTGCTTAAATGCTTCTCCAAGACGTAAAATCACGTCTAGTGAGTTTACCAGAGGCTCATTTTCACACTGTACTCGGAATGCTAATCAG ATGTGGGAGTTTCACAGTAATGGGACACTGATAAGCAGCTATTCTGGACTATGTGCTATTATGAAAAAAGTCAAAG CTAATGCTGGTGCTGCAGGAGCTCGCTCGTGGATCGCAACCGGACGAACAG GAGAAATATATCTGGCCTTTTTCAACCTGAATCCAGACGACATGGTGATAGCCACAGAAATCTCCGACCTGGCCAAGGCTCTTCCCGGTCGGAGCATCTCTTCTTGTACAGGCAAAGAAATATGGAGCGACACCGACCTTGACCGCCCGACGAATGACACAATAACATCATTCGTGAAATCTCATGATAGCGCCCTATATGTCCTCAAGTGTAATTGA
- the LOC115751348 gene encoding uncharacterized protein LOC115751348 isoform X2, whose translation MELPLSTSLSCFSFFFCLLVLSVSSEASHRKDEEHASTPPRGWNSYDSFCWTVSEEEFLQNAEILSQKLHAQGYEYVVVDYLWYRRKVPGAYVDSLGFDVIDEWGRLMPDPVRWPSSRGGKGFTEVANKVHSMGLKFGIHIMRGISTQAVNAKTPILDMTTGSAYEESGRVWHAQDIGLKEKACAWMQHGFMSVNTDLGAGKAFLRSLYLQYASWGVDFIKHDCVFGDDLNINEITYISEVLKELDHPILYSLSPGTSVTPDMAKAVSGLTNMYRITADDWDSWGDVAAHFDVARDFAAAKMIGSVGLLGTSWPDLDMLPLGYLTDPGSNEGPHRRCRLNLKEQRTQITLWSMAKSPLMFGGDLRNIDDTTFSLITNPTLLEINSYSANNVEFPYVRGSSSSRGRKHGQSRMYLTSMEETEVEVLGLTSCKDPKASGWLVEELDQDLEQICWKENMEGYREPFCLYKRNSLVESDEEIMYGSQYQGILHLLASENADICLNASPRRKITSSEFTRGSFSHCTRNANQMWEFHSNGTLISSYSGLCAIMKKVKANAGAAGARSWIATGRTGEIYLAFFNLNPDDMVIATEISDLAKALPGRSISSCTGKEIWSDTDLDRPTNDTITSFVKSHDSALYVLKCN comes from the exons cttcttctgccTCCTCGTTCTCAG tGTCTCATCTGAAGCTTCACATCGTAAGGATGAAGAGCACGCTAGCACCCCACCAAGAGGTTGGAATTCCTATGATTCCTTTTGCTGGACCGTCTCCGAAGAGGAGTTTCTGCAAAATGCAGAGATCCTTTCCCAGAAGCTACATGCTCAGGGATATGAG TATGTAGTTGTCGACTACCTTTGGTACCGAAGAAAAGTACCGGGCGCTTACGTTGATTCTCTGGGATTCGATGTGATTGATGAATGGGGAAGGCTGATGCCTGACCCAGTTCGATGGCCTTCATCTAGAGGTGGGAAAGGGTTCACCGAGGTCGCAAATAAAGTCCATAGCATGGGTCTAAAGTTCGGGATACACATCATGAGAGGAATAAGCACACAAGCTGTCAATGCCAAGACTCCTATCTTGGATATGACCACG GGAAGTGCATATGAAGAGTCCGGTCGGGTTTGGCATGCACAAGATATAGGGCTGAAGGAAAAGGCTTGTGCTTGGATGCAACATGGATTCATGAGTGTGAATACTGACTTAGGAGCTGGGAAAGCCTTCTTGAGGTCACTTTATCTGCAATATGCATCATGGGGCGTTGATTTCA TAAAACATGACTGTGTATTTGGTGACGATCTGAATATAAATGAGATCACGTACATCTCCGAG GTTCTAAAGGAGCTTGACCATCCCATCCTGTATTCTCTGTCTCCTGGAACTAGTGTGACACCAGATATGGCAAAGGCTGTGAGTGGATTGACCAACATGTACAGAATTACTGCAGATGACTGGGATTCATGGGGAGATGTTGCGGCACATTTTGATGTTGCGAG GGACTTTGCGGCTGCTAAAATGATTGGCTCCGTTGGCTTGTTGGGGACATCATGGCCTGACCTTGATATGCTACCACTGGGATATCTTACGGATCCAG GTTCAAATGAAGGCCCTCATAGGCGATGTAGGCTTAACCTAAAGGAGCAAAGAACTCAG ATAACTTTGTGGTCGATGGCCAAGTCTCCCCTCATGTTTGGTGGAGATTTGAGGAACATTGATGATACAACTTTCAGTCTTATCACCAATCCCACTCTGCTTGAGATAAATTCCTACAGCGCAAACAATGTGGAG TTCCCATATGTCCGTGGGTCATCGAGTTCAAGAGGTAGAAAACACGGGCAGTCTAGAATGTACCTGACAAGTATGGAAGAGACAGAGGTAGAGGTTTTGGGTCTAACTAGTTGCAAAGATCCAAAAGCAAGCGGATGGCTGGTCGAAGAGCTGGACCAAGATTTGGAACAGATCTGCTGGAAAGAGAACATGGAGGGATATAGAGAACCATTTTGCCTATacaagagaaattctttagtCGAATC AGACGAAGAGATTATGTATGGGAGCCAATATCAGGGAATACTTCACTTATTAGCTTCTGAAAATGCGGACATCTGCTTAAATGCTTCTCCAAGACGTAAAATCACGTCTAGTGAGTTTACCAGAGGCTCATTTTCACACTGTACTCGGAATGCTAATCAG ATGTGGGAGTTTCACAGTAATGGGACACTGATAAGCAGCTATTCTGGACTATGTGCTATTATGAAAAAAGTCAAAG CTAATGCTGGTGCTGCAGGAGCTCGCTCGTGGATCGCAACCGGACGAACAG GAGAAATATATCTGGCCTTTTTCAACCTGAATCCAGACGACATGGTGATAGCCACAGAAATCTCCGACCTGGCCAAGGCTCTTCCCGGTCGGAGCATCTCTTCTTGTACAGGCAAAGAAATATGGAGCGACACCGACCTTGACCGCCCGACGAATGACACAATAACATCATTCGTGAAATCTCATGATAGCGCCCTATATGTCCTCAAGTGTAATTGA
- the LOC115751348 gene encoding alpha-galactosidase A isoform X5 produces the protein MELTLSIRLSCFSFFCLLVLSVSSEASHRKDEEHASTPPRGWNSYDSFCWTVSEEEFLQNAEILSQKLHAQGYEYVVVDYLWYRRKVPGAYVDSLGFDVIDEWGRLMPDPVRWPSSRGGKGFTEVANKVHSMGLKFGIHIMRGISTQAVNAKTPILDMTTGSAYEESGRVWHAQDIGLKEKACAWMQHGFMSVNTDLGAGKAFLRSLYLQYASWGVDFIKHDCVFGDDLNINEITYISEVLKELDHPILYSLSPGTSVTPDMAKAVSGLTNMYRITADDWDSWGDVAAHFDVARDFAAAKMIGSVGLLGTSWPDLDMLPLGYLTDPGSNEGPHRRCRLNLKEQRTQITLWSMAKSPLMFGGDLRNIDDTTFSLITNPTLLEINSYSANNVEFPYVRGSSSSRGRKHGQSRMYLTSMEETEVEVLGLTSCKDPKASGWLVEELDQDLEQICWKENMEGYREPFCLYKRNSLVESDEEIMYGSQYQGILHLLASENADICLNASPRRKITSSEFTRGSFSHCTRNANQMWEFHSNGTLISSYSGLCAIMKKVKANAGAAGARSWIATGRTGEIYLAFFNLNPDDMVIATEISDLAKALPGRSISSCTGKEIWSDTDLDRPTNDTITSFVKSHDSALYVLKCN, from the exons ATGGAGCTCACCCTCTCCATTCGCCtctcttgcttctccttcttctgccTCCTCGTTCTCAG tGTCTCATCTGAAGCTTCACATCGTAAGGATGAAGAGCACGCTAGCACCCCACCAAGAGGTTGGAATTCCTATGATTCCTTTTGCTGGACCGTCTCCGAAGAGGAGTTTCTGCAAAATGCAGAGATCCTTTCCCAGAAGCTACATGCTCAGGGATATGAG TATGTAGTTGTCGACTACCTTTGGTACCGAAGAAAAGTACCGGGCGCTTACGTTGATTCTCTGGGATTCGATGTGATTGATGAATGGGGAAGGCTGATGCCTGACCCAGTTCGATGGCCTTCATCTAGAGGTGGGAAAGGGTTCACCGAGGTCGCAAATAAAGTCCATAGCATGGGTCTAAAGTTCGGGATACACATCATGAGAGGAATAAGCACACAAGCTGTCAATGCCAAGACTCCTATCTTGGATATGACCACG GGAAGTGCATATGAAGAGTCCGGTCGGGTTTGGCATGCACAAGATATAGGGCTGAAGGAAAAGGCTTGTGCTTGGATGCAACATGGATTCATGAGTGTGAATACTGACTTAGGAGCTGGGAAAGCCTTCTTGAGGTCACTTTATCTGCAATATGCATCATGGGGCGTTGATTTCA TAAAACATGACTGTGTATTTGGTGACGATCTGAATATAAATGAGATCACGTACATCTCCGAG GTTCTAAAGGAGCTTGACCATCCCATCCTGTATTCTCTGTCTCCTGGAACTAGTGTGACACCAGATATGGCAAAGGCTGTGAGTGGATTGACCAACATGTACAGAATTACTGCAGATGACTGGGATTCATGGGGAGATGTTGCGGCACATTTTGATGTTGCGAG GGACTTTGCGGCTGCTAAAATGATTGGCTCCGTTGGCTTGTTGGGGACATCATGGCCTGACCTTGATATGCTACCACTGGGATATCTTACGGATCCAG GTTCAAATGAAGGCCCTCATAGGCGATGTAGGCTTAACCTAAAGGAGCAAAGAACTCAG ATAACTTTGTGGTCGATGGCCAAGTCTCCCCTCATGTTTGGTGGAGATTTGAGGAACATTGATGATACAACTTTCAGTCTTATCACCAATCCCACTCTGCTTGAGATAAATTCCTACAGCGCAAACAATGTGGAG TTCCCATATGTCCGTGGGTCATCGAGTTCAAGAGGTAGAAAACACGGGCAGTCTAGAATGTACCTGACAAGTATGGAAGAGACAGAGGTAGAGGTTTTGGGTCTAACTAGTTGCAAAGATCCAAAAGCAAGCGGATGGCTGGTCGAAGAGCTGGACCAAGATTTGGAACAGATCTGCTGGAAAGAGAACATGGAGGGATATAGAGAACCATTTTGCCTATacaagagaaattctttagtCGAATC AGACGAAGAGATTATGTATGGGAGCCAATATCAGGGAATACTTCACTTATTAGCTTCTGAAAATGCGGACATCTGCTTAAATGCTTCTCCAAGACGTAAAATCACGTCTAGTGAGTTTACCAGAGGCTCATTTTCACACTGTACTCGGAATGCTAATCAG ATGTGGGAGTTTCACAGTAATGGGACACTGATAAGCAGCTATTCTGGACTATGTGCTATTATGAAAAAAGTCAAAG CTAATGCTGGTGCTGCAGGAGCTCGCTCGTGGATCGCAACCGGACGAACAG GAGAAATATATCTGGCCTTTTTCAACCTGAATCCAGACGACATGGTGATAGCCACAGAAATCTCCGACCTGGCCAAGGCTCTTCCCGGTCGGAGCATCTCTTCTTGTACAGGCAAAGAAATATGGAGCGACACCGACCTTGACCGCCCGACGAATGACACAATAACATCATTCGTGAAATCTCATGATAGCGCCCTATATGTCCTCAAGTGTAATTGA